The Pungitius pungitius chromosome 10, fPunPun2.1, whole genome shotgun sequence genome has a window encoding:
- the sgo2 gene encoding uncharacterized protein sgo2 encodes MRTTAADFFCLGSKWNHTAAIQTCRCNDPLDHSKVPNKDTCFGAECSADQRSLTIFVTMASPGVHPTMLNMKTMAPLKSSKKTSVNATASMIKNKILNTSSFFKVSLKTNNKALALGLQAQKERSRQLEMQVVCLQKQVKALCFEMSAKNHKDRKLLLFFKSMHSNTVQQLDMLAELFPDSGLPKLSEENKASSGDVIKENLSVGCLTHQLPPPSEVARHLLPEPKVPADLPENKISADDGPRLSTDFFNNHIDAEKTHSSQFLQAPRAGTSRPSSSLSEEVERLSMLFSQSGCEHKPLPDLQKTCFSRPSEKPTPSPPDDVSLPSSSDRGSQPEHGKTEERTLLLNSTMEMTLSHAADIVNVETKAKPTGRTGKLRKMNKERARGSSVADDPEAKNLADCRATEVQSALSQACEASEDVGDPGLQPAKSQSTSVAPSHIPKLVKTVKCQKRPREQLKDRSKSKTASQDIATPDLDDYFMGPISSKYLKLSPEKDASVARTTVTRRTSRTKAGSASSVSRKTFGVLPPLLRESETSGSNLEQAGDEEDGGEAAVTRPGSEHAGDKPQRKMKANSRGSNKSRCRRTFVVSAVGESSAGASPEVERDVRPPARSSRRVGVEEEEPPAAVEDADVAPEPCGSNPRGHSGGETPRPASPDSGGPEGGLSRGPDASGPAEQDAASGAEFQTPKRARRDGRSRTRRKTATEREECDGRLNEGKKKSSRSGGGGFGAEDEARLLEASPEDVPEDVPVDVPVDFPVPRSDHSEKGDLYEHLFGAHPSGSRARAARDPKRRGKLHKPQAATEDRSARKTFVVYRRKTRDHVAPTHAAASGALRGHAWDARDEAGRRTAGSLLADEMPPWLDSDASGADSEADSSLAAPGRETSRRAPAVQEPPGVTAQASPAGRVFTSLTNTIQSPGSESTGRTRRGKKVVSYKEPPLNSKMRRGDRFTDSAFLSAPIFKDEKKKKRQKIKNKPKLETSIFVDFPTD; translated from the exons ctccttcttcaagGTCTCTCTGAAGACCAACAACAAGGCCTTGGCTCTTGGTCTGCAGGCCCAGAAGGAGAGGAGCAGGCAGCTGGAGATGCAGGTCGTGTGCCTTCAGAAACAAGTGAAAGCTCTGTGCTTCGAGATGTCCGCCAAGAACCACAAGGACAGGAAACTG CTCCTCTTCTTCAAATCTATGCATAGCAACACTGTGCAGCAATTGGACATGTTGGCTGAGCTGTTCCCTGACAGT GGTCTTCCCAAACTATCGGAGGAAAACAAGGCCTCGtctggtgatgtcatcaaagaAAATCTTTCAGTGGGATG TCTCACTCATCAGTTACCTCCTCCGTCGGAAGTAGCACGGCATTTGTTACCAGAACCGAAAGTACCGGCTGACTTGCCTGAAAACAAGATCTCAGCAGATGACGGACCCAGATTGTCCACTGATTTTTTCAATA ACCACATAGATGCTGAGAAAACGCATTCAAGCCAGTTCCTCCAAGCTCCCCGGGCGGGAACGTCCCGTCCCTCCAGCAGCCTGAGCGAGGAGGTGGAGAGGCTGTCTATGCTCTTCTCTCAATCCGGGTGTGAACATAAGCCTCTTCCCGATCTTCAGAAGACTTGTTTTTCCCGCCCGTCTGAAAAACCTACACCATCTCCGCCTGACGACGTCTCCCTTCCCAGTAGCTCAGACAGAGGAAGCCAACCGGAGCATGGGAAGACAGAAGAGAGGACGTTGCTTCTGAATAGCACGATGGAGATGACGCTAAGCCATGCCGCCGATATAGTCAACGTGGAGACCAAGGCCAAACCAACCGGCCGCACTGGCAAGCTGAGGAAGATGAACAAGGAACGCGCCCGTGGGTCCAGTGTAGCCGACGATCCAGAAGCAAAGAACTTGGCAGATTGTAGGGCGACTGAGGTTCAGAGCGCTTTGTCACAGGCATGTGAGGCATCGGAAGACGTTGGGGACCCAGGGCTTCAGCCTGCCAAAAGCCAGAGTACGAGTGTTGCTCCCTCCCACATTCCCAAATTGGTCAAGACTGTCAAGTGTCAGAAAAGGCCGAGGGAGCAATTAAAGGACCGCAGCAAGTCAAAAACGGCGTCCCAAGACATCGCCACACCGGACCTGGACGATTATTTCATGGGTCCCATTTCCAgcaaatatttgaaattgtCCCCAGAGAAGGATGCCTCAGTAGCTCGGACCACGGTCACACGCAGGACGTCCCGGACCAAAGCCGGCAGCGCGTCCTCGGTCTCCCGCAAAACGTTTGGCGTTTTGCCCCCGCTTTTGCGTGAAAGCGAGACCAGCGGGTCCAACTTGGAACAGGCCGGGGATGAGGAAGACGGAGGAGAGGCGGCGGTCACACGTCCAGGGTCGGAACACGCGGGCGACAAACCACAGCGCAAAATGAAGGCCAATTCCAGGGGAAGCAACAAGTCCAGATGCAGACGGACGTTTGTCGTCTCAGCGGTCGGGGAGAGCTCCGCCGGCGCGTCGCCCGAAGTGGAGCGCGACGTGAGGCCTCCTGCGAGATCCTCCAGGCGCGTgggagtagaagaagaagagccgcCGGCGGCGGTCGAGGACGCGGACGTCGCGCCGGAGCCCTGCGGGTCGAACCCACGCGGGCACAGCGGCGGGGAGACCCCTCGCCCGGCCAGCCCGGACTCAGGAGGCCCCGAGGGCGGTTTGAGCCGCGGCCCGGACGCGTCGGGGCCGGCGGAGCAGGACGCCGCTTCGGGGGCCGAGTTTCAGACGCCCAAGAGAGCCCGGAGGGACGGACGGAGTCGAACCCGCAGGAAGACGGCCACTGAGAGGGAGGAGTGTGACGGCCGCTTGAATGAGGGGAAAAAGAAGAGCAGccggagcggcggcggcgggttcGGAGCCGAGGACGAAGCGCGTCTCCTCGAGGCCTCGCCGGAGGATGTCCCGGAGGATGTCCCAGTGGATGTACCGGTGGATTTCCCGGTCCCGCGTTCCGACCACAGTGAAAAGGGTGACCTCTACGAACATCTGTTCGGCGCCCACCCCTCCGGGTCGAGGGCGCGCGCGGCTCGGGACCCGAAGCGGAGGGGAAAGCTGCACAAGCCGCAGGCAGCCACAGAGGACCGAAGCGCCAGAAAGACGTTCGTTGTCTACCGGCGGAAGACTCGGGACCACGTTGCACCAACCCACGCGGCGGCGTCCGGCGCGCTGCGGGGACACGCGTGGGACGCCCGCGACGAGGCGGGCCGCCGCACCGCGGGCAGCCTGCTGGCGGATGAGATGCCCCCGTGGCTGGACTCGGACGCCAGCGGCGCCGACAGCGAGGCGGATTCCTCACTCGCGGCCCCCGGGAGGGAGACGTCGCGCAGAGCGCCGGCGGTCCAGGAGCCCCCCGGTGTGACAGCGCAGGCCTCTCCAG CGGGAAGAGTCTTTACGTCACTGACCAACACCATTCAAAGCCCGGGCAGCGAGAGCACAGGCAGGACCAGGAGGGGCAAAAAGGTCGTCAGTTATAAGGAGCCCCCCCTCAACAG CAAAATGAGGCGCGGCGATCGATTCACAGACAGCGCGTTCCTGAGTGCTCCCATCTTCaaggacgagaagaagaagaagaggcagaagaTCAAGAACAAACCAAAGCTGGAAACATCCATTTTTGTGGACTTTCCAACTGACTGA